The sequence TCGCTAGTGAGCCAATCGGGCGCATTTTCATAAACGGCCCTAATTCTAAAATCACTCGGAGCGCTGCCTTTTTGGCTGAGCTCCCAAACTCCGGCTTCTTGGTGAGTGAGCTCGAACCTTTCGGTAGCAGTTTCGAGCCAGACACTTTTTGCAAAGGGCCTGAGGGCTCGATGTCGCCAAGTTCCTTGCAGGACCTGAATCCCAAGGATTTCATGAGGATTGTGATGAGAACCCTCGGCGAGTTCTTGAAATTCGCGCTTCATCGCAAAACTTTAAGAATATGGGCAGGTTCGGTAAATGAATCTAGCTTCACGTAGTTGTGTTCACCGAAATTGAATTCGGCTCCGGTAATTAGGTCCACCACCAAGAATTCACCAGAAACCCCAAGTTCGCTGAGGTCCAGGTGAATTCTGGTCTCTCTTATCGAATGCGGGTCCGTATTGCAGATAACCAAAATGGTGTTTGCCTCACCACCATTATGTTCGGCAGCTAGGTGCTTGGAGTAGACCAGGATTTCCGAATCATCAGATTGATGAATCCTGAGATTGCGCAGCTGACCTAGGGCAGGGTTGGCTTTCCGAATTTGATTTAGTAGCTTCACCCTTGGCATTAGCGAGGCCGGGTCTTCGGTCGCAGGCCAGCTTCGCAGCTTGATCTCAAATTTTTCGCTGTCAATGTTCTCTTCGGCCCCGGGCCTGGCTACCGACTCGTAAAGTTCAAACCCGGCATACATTCCCCAGCTAGCGCCTGAAGTGGCGGCGATGGTGGCACGAATCTTGAACGCGGGCTTGCCCCCAAATTGCAGATACTGAGTCAGAATGTCAGGGGTATTGACCCATAGGTTTGGCCTCAGAAAGTCAGCCGAATCGCTTGCCAATTCTGTTAGGTATTCAGCTAGCTCGGTTTTTGAATTCCGCCAGGAGAAATAGTTATAACTCTGCTGGAAGCCGATTTTCCCAAGGGCGTGCACCATGGCGGGCCTTGTGAAGGCTTCGGCTAAAAATATGACTTCGGGGTTTTTTTGATTAACCTCTTTGATTAGTCGTTCCCAGAAGCTAACGGGCTTGGTGTGTGGGTTGTCCACTCGAAAAATATAAACTCCCAAACCAATCCACTTGGTCATAATCCTTAGAACCTCTTGGTAAATACCCTCCGGATCGTTATCAAAATTAATCGGGTAAATGTCTTGATATTTCTTCGGCGGGTTTTCGGCATAAGCGATTGTTCCATCGGCCAATCTCGTAAACCACTCCGGGTTCGATTTCACCCACGGATGATCGGGGGAGGCCTGCAGGGCTAGGTCGAGAGCGATTTCGATATTGAGTTTTTTTGCGGCCTGCAAGAAGGCTTTAAAATCTTTTTCGGTTCCAAGTTCTGGATGAATCGAGTCGTGACCACCGGATTCGTTCCCGATAGCCCAGGGTGAGCCAGGGTCTTTGGTTGATGCGTTCAAAGTGTTGTTCGGCCCCTTGCGATGGGCGCTACCAATTGGGTGAATTGGTGGTAGATATAAGACCTCGAAGCCCATCTCGTGCACTCGCTGCAGAGACTTTATGGCGGTTTTGAAGTTGCCCGAGGTTATTGAGCCATCTTTATTTTTGATAGCTCCTTCGGATCTTGGAAAAAATTCGTACCAGCTTCCAGCTCCAGCGAGTTTTCGCTCGCACAAAACCTCAACTGGATCACTCAGAGTCTCAAGGCTCCTTAGCGGATGGGAATTCGCCAGTTCGCGCAGGCCTTGCTGCAGAGTCTTCTCTAGCCGCTGAGCCGGGGTCAGCGCTTGGTCCTGCAGGGTTTTTTTGTGCTCTTGAAGGCTTTTTTTGGCCTTGCTGTCATCGGCGCCGAGTCGCTCCATAAGAACTAAACCCTCAAGCATCATGAGTTCTTGATCTACCCCGGCCGCAAGTTTCAGTTGAGTGTTATGCAACCAGGTTTCAAATTCGTCCGCACTAGCCGCAACCCGGTAGCTATAACTGCCAAGTTCCTCTAGTGCTAGCTTTATTTGCCACTGATCTTTACCGGGAGAACCCTCGCTCATCGAAATGCGGCGAGTTTTGCCGCTGGGGGAGGTCAGTAGGAGTTCGACAGATATTAGATCGTGACCCTCGCGAAACGCCACTGCGCCAAACTCAATAACTTCGCCCAAAAAAGCCTTTACAGGGTATTTCCCCGCATCCACCACCGGCCAGGTCTTAGTTACTGGGATGCGTCCGATTTTTGATTGGTAATTGCCCACAATCACAATTTAGTGAAAGTTTTTGACTAATGACCTGAATAACCCCAAAAGGTTATTGATTCTAAAGAACTTGGCACATTTAGTGAATTAAAAAAAGCTGCATGCTTGTTGCGCTCATGTTGATATTCGACCCGGCGCCAAAGTGGGCTTCTTCTAGTGGCGGCGTCTCCAGCGAGCTGTCCCAGAGCAATTCAAAGCTAGTGACATCTTCTGGTGAGGGGAGAATTATGCTTTTTGTTTTTTCGGACCCACTGATTACTAAGAGCAAACCCTCCTTGGAGCCATCCTGGTTTTGGTTGTAGCTCAGGCGTTGCAGGGTGCGGCGCTCTTGGTTGTGCCAGTCATCGACGCTCATCAGATCTCCCAAAGCACTAAACCAGAGCATTTGATCGAGCTCAGAGGTGGGTGGGGAGAGCGTGGTGAACTGCCGAGGCCTGAGGGCGGGGTATTTTTTTCTCAGAGCAATCAGGTGAACCACTGTTTTTTCAAAATCAAGTTGTTCCCCGCTTGGAGAAAAGTCGAGCCAGCTGATGGCATTGTCTTGGCAGTAGGCATTGTTGTTGCCATTTTGAGTCTTTAGCCGCTCGTCTCCGGCTGCAATCATCGGCACACCCGCGGATAGCAGCAGTGTTCCCATCAGGTTTCTAGCGGCTTTACGTCTTTGGGCATTTACTGATTCATCGTTGGTAACACCCTCGGGGCCGTGATTAAAGCTCGAATTATTATTTGCACCATCACGGTTGTGCTCGCCATTATCCGCATTTTGTTTAGCGTCATAACTCACAAGATCATTGAGGGTAAAGCCGTCGTGGGCGGTTATAAAGTTCACGCTTTTTAGCGGCGAACCTTGCTTCATGATCTCCTGAGAGCCCGATATCATCCCGGCAAGTTCCTGCACCCCGTTATTGTGCTGGCCTTGTTGCCTGGCCCTAGAGACGTCGCTAAGCCAAAACTTTCTTACCGAATCTCGGTACTTATCGTTCCACTCTGAAAACCCAGGGGCAAAGTTTCCGGTTTGCCAGCCGCCAAGACCGACATCCCAGGGCTCCACTATTAGCTTCGTGTTTCTAATAACCGGATCTATTTGCATTCGATCTAATAACGGATGCGTTTTATCGAAGTTGTTGTGCTCGTCGCGAGCGAGTGTTGTGGCCAGGTCGAACCTGAAGCCATCGATCTGGTATTCGCTGGCCCAGTATCTAAGCGAATCAAGGGTCAACCGCTGAACCATCGGGTTTGAAAAATCAAAGCTATTGCCACAACCGGTTGTGTCGTGGTAATTGCCCTCATCGTCCTGGCGGTAATAACTGGAGTTATCTAAGCCTCGATAGGAGTAGGTCAAACCCTTGTGACCCCCTTCGGCGCTGTGGTTATAAACCACATCCATCAACACTTCTATGCCCGCGCGGTGTAACTCTCTTATTGCCGTCTTGAGCTCGAGCGCAATCGCCTCCGGACCCGCATCTCGATTGGCCCGAGAGGCGTAACGCATGTGAGGGGTGAAAAAGTTGATGGTGTTGTAGCCCCAGTAATTCAGTAATCCCAGATTCACTAGTCGCGGCTCCGAGATATAAGCCTGAATTGGTAAAAGCTCTATCGCAGTGATGCCTAAGTTCAAAAGGTAATTTATGGTTGCCGGGTGACCAAGAGCCGCATAGGAACCTCTTATCTCGGGATCAATATTCGGGTTGATTCGAGTGAGACCCCTGAGGTGGGCTTCATAGATGATTGTTTCACTGAGCGCGGTTCCTGGTTTTTTAACCCCTTGCCAATCGAAGTCTTGGGAAACCGCAACGCAGTGGTAATCCTTGGGGTTCTCCCTAATCAGCCCCTTGGCGTAGGGATCCAACAAATTTCTGTCTTTATCAAAAGCGTGCCTCGGACCTTCTGGTCCGGCTGCGCGAAGAACGTACTTAATACCAGGCAAAAAACGTTCGTCGGATAACGAAAAAATCCCGGCATCCGCTTTTGCCAAAGGAATTTTGTGAATCACCCTGCTGGAATCCTCGGGATCCAAGATGTTGACAGAGATTTCGGTAGCCGAATCTGACCAGACGCCGAAAGTGCCGACGCCCTCCATCAGGGACATGCCCAATTGGGCAGTGTCGCTTTTGAGTTCGGGGTTTAACATTTCCATGGCCGAGATAAGAATACTTGGGGATCTTTAGCCCCTCCTGCAATTAAGCTTTATTCCATGTCCATATTTTTGGACCATGCCGCCACTTCGCCGCTTCGGCCAGAGGCCATGGTCGCTCTTGAAAAAGCCCTTGGGGTCTTGGGAAACCCCTCCAGCGTGCACTCTGACGGTCAACGCACTCGGGCCATTTTAGAAGATGCCAGGGATCAAATATCTAAAGCCGCCGATTGCAATCGCAGCGAAGTCATTTTCACCTCTGGAGGCACCGAGAGCAATAACGAGGCAATCAAGGGCCTCTACTGGGAAGCTCATAATAAGGACCCACAAAAAAATCTAATCGTCACTTCCGCTGCAGAGCACCATGCTGCGTTAGACCCCGCACTTTGGTTGGCAGCCGAACAAGGAGCCGAGATTCACTTCGTGGAGTTGGCGGCAAACGGGATGCTAGCCATCGACTCACTTGAAGAATTTATTAGATCCAATAGCCCAAGAATCGCTCTGATCAGCTTGATCTGGGTTAATAATGAAACCGGTGTGATCACCGATGTGCCAAGGATTGCCAAATTAGCAAAAGAGCTTGGTATCGCGATGCATAGCGACGCGGTAGCGGCTTTTGGCAACATTCCGCTGTCTTTTAAGGATTCGAACCTTACCTCGATGGCCATTTCCGGCCATAAGGTCGGTGCCCCGATTGGGGTTGGGGCCTTGATAGTTGCCAGAAGCGCAAAGCCAGCATCTTTATTGCATGGTGGTGGCCAAGAGCGCGGACTGCGCTCTGGAACTATGAACTACCCGCTTGCGGCAGCTTTCGCGGCTGCTGCAAGCGCAGCTCAATTAGACCTGGCGCCCAGAGAGCAGAGGCTGGTGGGATTGCGAGATCACTTGGAGCGCGAGGTCTTAGGGGCCATCCCAAGTGCCCTGAGAACAGCTCCGGGCGCGAATCGGGTGCCACATAATGCTCACTTAATTTTTGATGGCGTGCAAAGCGATTCACTTTTGTTTTTGCTTGATCAGCGCGGCATAAGCGTTTCGGCGGGAAGCGCCTGCCAAGCCGGGGTTCTAGCGCCTTCGCACGTGCTCTTGGCTATGGGTTATTCAGAGGCTCAGGCCGCGGCTTGCCTGCGCATCACGCTTGGCCGAACCACTACTCAAAGCGATGTGGATGCTTTTATTGAGGCCATTGTTCCGTGTTTTGAGCAATCACTTCTTGCTGGGCTTTCCTCCAGGGCTATTTAGAAATTAGACTTTGAACATGCGTATCTTGGCGGCAATGAGTGGTGGAGTCGATTCGGCGGTTGCTGCCGCGCGAGCTGTGGAAGCTGGTCATGAAGTTGTGGGGGTGCATCTTGCGCTTTCAAGGATGCCCGGAACCCTAAGAACTGGCTCCCGCGGCTGTTGCACGATTGAAGATTCGATGGACGCTCAAAGAGCGGCTAACACACTGGGTATCCCGTATTACGTTTGGGATTTCTCCGAAAGATTCAAGCTTGATGTGGTGGATAATTTTGTCGCCGAGTATCAGGCGGGCAGAACACCGAATCCCTGCATGCGCTGTAACGAGAGAATTAAATTCGCTGCCCTTTTAGAAAAAGGTTTGGCCTTGGGTTTTGACGCGGTTGCAACCGGCCACTACGCCAGCATCAAAGAGGATGAAGAAGGCAACTTGGAGCTTCACCGGTCTTTAGCCATGGCCAAAGACCAAAGCTATGTGCTCGGAGTTCTAAATAAAGATCAGCTCCGACACTCCTATTTCCCACTTGGGGCGACCGCGTCTAAGGATTTGATTCGCCAAGAGGCCGCGGATCGAGGTCTTTCGGTCGCTCAAAAACCGGATAGCTATGATATCTGTTTCATACCCGAAGGCGACACCAGGGATTGGCTCAAAGAATTCGTTCCATCCGAACCCGGCACCATCTTGGATCAAGACGGGAATCAAATCGGTGAGCATGATTCTCACGTTGGATTCACCATTGGTCAGCGCAAGGGTCTGAACCTTGGCAGACCAGCCAAAGATGGCAAACCGCGTTACGTGTTAGAGATCAGACCGATTACCAAAGAAATCATCGTTGGCCCGGAAGAGGCGTTGCAGATTTCAGAACTTTCTGGCACAAGGCTTTCTTGGTGCGGTAAGCCGCCACTGGATCCGAGTATCTTCTTTGACTGCGAGGTGCAGGTGCGGGCCCACGGCGATACTGTTCCAGCCCAGGCTGCCATCATCAACGGCGAGATGATTATTCATCTAAGGGAACCCTTTTACGGTGTAGCACCGGGTCAAACTGCAGTGCTTTACGTTGGTACAAGGGTTCTAGGCCAGGTAACAATTGACAGGACCAAGAGCAAAGCCTCGGTAAGTGTCTAAAGTTTCAGAGCGCGCTGAAGAGCTTCGCAGTCAAATCCAGCGTTATCGCATGGCCTACTACCAAAATAATGAATCCTTGATTCCGGATCACGAATACGACGCCTTGGAAAAAGAACTCAAGGCTCTCGAGCAGAATCACCCTGAACTTATCGACAGTCAAAGCCCCAGCCAAATCGTCGGCGGCAAGGCTGCTGAAGTATTTTCTCCCGTTGAACACCTAGAGCCGATGCTCAGCCTCGATAATGCCTTTTCGAAAGAGGATTTTCTGGCATGGGCTAAGAGAGTTGGGGAAGGCCCGTTTCTTTGTGAGCCCAAGATTGACGGGCTTGCTCTTTGCCTAACCTACGAGCAAGGAGTCCTTACCAGGGCGGCCACCAGGGGAGATGGAGCCGTGGGGGAGGACGTCACCCAGAATGCTCTCACGATCAAAGGAATTCCCCATCGACTGACTGGAACTCATCACCCGGAAGTCATCGAAATTCGCGGGGAGGTCTTTTTTGGTCTGAAGGATTTTGCAAGACTGAACGCCTCTCTTGTACAAGCCGGCAAGCCCGTTTTTGCGAATCCGAGAAACAGCGCTTCGGGCTCACTCAGGCAAAAGGATCCGAGTGTTTCGGCAGCTAGGCCTCTGAGAATGCTGGTGCACGGCTTTGGGGCCTGGCAGGGTAATCTCAAAAGCCAATCCGAGGTCTATGAACTTTTAGCGAGCTGGGGATTGCCCACCACAAAGCGTTATGAGGTCGTGAAAGACGCCGAAGCGGCTTTTGAGTTCATAACGAATTTGGAATCTAGTCGGCATGACGTAGAGCACGAGATAGACGGTGCGGTAATCAAGATTGACTCATTGCAAAATCAGTCGGAGCTTGGCAAGACCTCGAGGGCTCCCAGGTGGGCAATCGCGTATAAATATCCACCCGAGCAGGTGAACACAAAATTGCTGGATATCAGGGTTTCGATTGGCCGAACCGGCAGAGCTACTCCGTTTGCAGTTTTGGCTCCGGTTCTTGTTGCCGGCAGCGAAGTGGAGTTTGCAACCCTTCACAATCAAGACCAGGTCAAGGCCAAGGGCATTCTGATTGGGGATACGGTTTCGATTCGCAAGGCGGGGGATGTCATCCCAGAGATCCTGGGCCCAGTATTGGCACTTCGAGATGGAAGCGAAACGGCGTTTGAAATGCCATTGAATTGCCCAGAATGCGGCCAAAAACTTGCTCGCGCCAGCTCGGCCGATGTTGATCTGCGCTGCCCAAACTCCAAAAGTTGCCCGGCGCAGCTTAGGGAGCGAATCGCTTACATCGGATCCCG is a genomic window of Candidatus Aquiluna sp. UB-MaderosW2red containing:
- a CDS encoding cysteine desulfurase family protein; the encoded protein is MSIFLDHAATSPLRPEAMVALEKALGVLGNPSSVHSDGQRTRAILEDARDQISKAADCNRSEVIFTSGGTESNNEAIKGLYWEAHNKDPQKNLIVTSAAEHHAALDPALWLAAEQGAEIHFVELAANGMLAIDSLEEFIRSNSPRIALISLIWVNNETGVITDVPRIAKLAKELGIAMHSDAVAAFGNIPLSFKDSNLTSMAISGHKVGAPIGVGALIVARSAKPASLLHGGGQERGLRSGTMNYPLAAAFAAAASAAQLDLAPREQRLVGLRDHLEREVLGAIPSALRTAPGANRVPHNAHLIFDGVQSDSLLFLLDQRGISVSAGSACQAGVLAPSHVLLAMGYSEAQAAACLRITLGRTTTQSDVDAFIEAIVPCFEQSLLAGLSSRAI
- the mnmA gene encoding tRNA 2-thiouridine(34) synthase MnmA, giving the protein MRILAAMSGGVDSAVAAARAVEAGHEVVGVHLALSRMPGTLRTGSRGCCTIEDSMDAQRAANTLGIPYYVWDFSERFKLDVVDNFVAEYQAGRTPNPCMRCNERIKFAALLEKGLALGFDAVATGHYASIKEDEEGNLELHRSLAMAKDQSYVLGVLNKDQLRHSYFPLGATASKDLIRQEAADRGLSVAQKPDSYDICFIPEGDTRDWLKEFVPSEPGTILDQDGNQIGEHDSHVGFTIGQRKGLNLGRPAKDGKPRYVLEIRPITKEIIVGPEEALQISELSGTRLSWCGKPPLDPSIFFDCEVQVRAHGDTVPAQAAIINGEMIIHLREPFYGVAPGQTAVLYVGTRVLGQVTIDRTKSKASVSV
- a CDS encoding alpha-1,4-glucan--maltose-1-phosphate maltosyltransferase, with product MGNYQSKIGRIPVTKTWPVVDAGKYPVKAFLGEVIEFGAVAFREGHDLISVELLLTSPSGKTRRISMSEGSPGKDQWQIKLALEELGSYSYRVAASADEFETWLHNTQLKLAAGVDQELMMLEGLVLMERLGADDSKAKKSLQEHKKTLQDQALTPAQRLEKTLQQGLRELANSHPLRSLETLSDPVEVLCERKLAGAGSWYEFFPRSEGAIKNKDGSITSGNFKTAIKSLQRVHEMGFEVLYLPPIHPIGSAHRKGPNNTLNASTKDPGSPWAIGNESGGHDSIHPELGTEKDFKAFLQAAKKLNIEIALDLALQASPDHPWVKSNPEWFTRLADGTIAYAENPPKKYQDIYPINFDNDPEGIYQEVLRIMTKWIGLGVYIFRVDNPHTKPVSFWERLIKEVNQKNPEVIFLAEAFTRPAMVHALGKIGFQQSYNYFSWRNSKTELAEYLTELASDSADFLRPNLWVNTPDILTQYLQFGGKPAFKIRATIAATSGASWGMYAGFELYESVARPGAEENIDSEKFEIKLRSWPATEDPASLMPRVKLLNQIRKANPALGQLRNLRIHQSDDSEILVYSKHLAAEHNGGEANTILVICNTDPHSIRETRIHLDLSELGVSGEFLVVDLITGAEFNFGEHNYVKLDSFTEPAHILKVLR
- the ligA gene encoding NAD-dependent DNA ligase LigA; this encodes MSKVSERAEELRSQIQRYRMAYYQNNESLIPDHEYDALEKELKALEQNHPELIDSQSPSQIVGGKAAEVFSPVEHLEPMLSLDNAFSKEDFLAWAKRVGEGPFLCEPKIDGLALCLTYEQGVLTRAATRGDGAVGEDVTQNALTIKGIPHRLTGTHHPEVIEIRGEVFFGLKDFARLNASLVQAGKPVFANPRNSASGSLRQKDPSVSAARPLRMLVHGFGAWQGNLKSQSEVYELLASWGLPTTKRYEVVKDAEAAFEFITNLESSRHDVEHEIDGAVIKIDSLQNQSELGKTSRAPRWAIAYKYPPEQVNTKLLDIRVSIGRTGRATPFAVLAPVLVAGSEVEFATLHNQDQVKAKGILIGDTVSIRKAGDVIPEILGPVLALRDGSETAFEMPLNCPECGQKLARASSADVDLRCPNSKSCPAQLRERIAYIGSRAALDIEALGYVSAAALTQPLEPKIPPVISEADLFDLKLEDLLPIRSMVLDPDTGLAKHDALGNPKIVDFFARKDGSAGEVAIKLLANLEEAKTRALWRILVSLSIRHVGPVAARALTEHFGSLSAIFAASEFELSEVAGVGPTLAQSISEWFLIDWHKEILERWEKAGVQLAIPGHLGPGSASKNGIFAGLSIVVTGSLETMTREEAEAVIIELGGKAASSVSKKTAFLVAGPGAGSKLIKAQELGVAVISEQEFLQRTAGNSN
- the glgX gene encoding glycogen debranching protein GlgX, with translation MEMLNPELKSDTAQLGMSLMEGVGTFGVWSDSATEISVNILDPEDSSRVIHKIPLAKADAGIFSLSDERFLPGIKYVLRAAGPEGPRHAFDKDRNLLDPYAKGLIRENPKDYHCVAVSQDFDWQGVKKPGTALSETIIYEAHLRGLTRINPNIDPEIRGSYAALGHPATINYLLNLGITAIELLPIQAYISEPRLVNLGLLNYWGYNTINFFTPHMRYASRANRDAGPEAIALELKTAIRELHRAGIEVLMDVVYNHSAEGGHKGLTYSYRGLDNSSYYRQDDEGNYHDTTGCGNSFDFSNPMVQRLTLDSLRYWASEYQIDGFRFDLATTLARDEHNNFDKTHPLLDRMQIDPVIRNTKLIVEPWDVGLGGWQTGNFAPGFSEWNDKYRDSVRKFWLSDVSRARQQGQHNNGVQELAGMISGSQEIMKQGSPLKSVNFITAHDGFTLNDLVSYDAKQNADNGEHNRDGANNNSSFNHGPEGVTNDESVNAQRRKAARNLMGTLLLSAGVPMIAAGDERLKTQNGNNNAYCQDNAISWLDFSPSGEQLDFEKTVVHLIALRKKYPALRPRQFTTLSPPTSELDQMLWFSALGDLMSVDDWHNQERRTLQRLSYNQNQDGSKEGLLLVISGSEKTKSIILPSPEDVTSFELLWDSSLETPPLEEAHFGAGSNINMSATSMQLFLIH